Genomic DNA from Salvia miltiorrhiza cultivar Shanhuang (shh) chromosome 1, IMPLAD_Smil_shh, whole genome shotgun sequence:
ttatatttcatgttattgtatttataaattttatataatatattttaaatattatacttatttatgttaatttaaaaatataaataatatagagattattaaattatattttatagatTAAATCAAGCAAAGACAAGCATTTTctaaagataaaagaaaaaataagtataataaaacaacaaaaaagaaaatgaaaaacaaaaatatatatatatatatatatatatatatatatatatatatagggtgtggttctagagagaactacattatttgtgagaacgggagaaccatcaaatctaatgcattcactgtaaaattaatgcattcgctgttaaaattaatgcactcaaaaaaataaaaaaaaaaatgctcccttcaggattcgaacccaggatctgcattcatccaacaagatgatgcatccaccgtagatcttgatgatcgaatggctgaaaatggttctccggtcttcttttatttatggttctttcctgaacctctccctatatatatatatatatataccggATGAACAGTGCCCGCCATATCAAGCGGTGCACTGTTCACCAACTCTATTTTAAAGTGTCGTCCAGGAGATTGTTGGAGAAAGCTGCCACGCCAAATTAGAGTTCAACGCCACAATACCGCCTCCCTTGGAGTTGCTCTTATTCAGTAAATATCTATTCGTGCGGTCACGTGATTTATTCGATAAAATTATTAAGTTATTCAGAACGTAATATATTTACTTCTTCATAGATctctaccctatatatatagggtgggctaccgtgagagcacatcttaaaataagaaacaaaaatctatatattatataaaagagtagTTTAACGGTTATATTTTACCGCCATTTTTTCTGCAAAATTTAAAAGAACGTGACTAATTTGAAAAATCATGGTGAGAGTCAGTTTTCTTTGCCATGTACCCCATTTTCTACATCCCATAAAATCTTCTCTCCCACTATTCTCATCATGTAACTGATATCAAACTATCTCCCGTCATATTTCTTTTCCCTACTCCAATTCTGCATCAACCTAATTAGAAAACAGAAATCCTCAAATTTCAAAACCATTTTGCTCACCCCTCATCCTTATCTCCTCAAACTTCAAAACCATTTTTCTGCCTCGATTAACTCCATTCGCCATTTGCTTACCAAACTATCACAAAAACTCAGCCTTCATTCGCCAAAAGTTCATCAAATGGGTTAGAGGAAGAGGGAAGAATAGAATTAGGCGGACAGGTGAATATCATAAGAGATGGAGTCGTCAGGTCGCGGCGTTGTTGTCGTCGACGGCGGATTGATGGCCGCGACACCGATTGACTGCGACACCAAATAGCCGGAAATTGAGAAGTGGAAGGGAGGAAACCTAAGGATTTCACATATTTTGAGAGAAGGGTTATGTGTTCTACGCGAttgagaaaaaaatgagaaacgATGATATATGAGAAAAAGAGATTTCTCTCCCCATctattaattctctttccacCTATTATCAGCAACCTAATTGCAAAAGAATTCCCAAACTTCGAACCCTTTTTTCACACCCAATCATCCTCTTTTGCCAATTCAACCACCACATCGGTGATTGTAGGATTAAGAAAACTcatccgccattttctcatcaaaCACTGATGGAGATGCAACCGCTGCCTTTTCCATGCCGCCTCGAACAAACGTAACCCAAAACTCAGGCTGGCCTGCGCCCTCACGCCGCCTCCAAGCGCAAGAGAAAACCCAGCAAGTTTCCTTATctctattcctttttttttctatttcttatCAGTAGACTTGAATTTAcgtttatattttttctttttctgttctTATTGATTATCAGCCTGGAGCAATTCTTTCTCTCAGAAATGGCGACGGTTCTGGGGCAGCCGATATGGGAGATCGTCAGCAAGAACAATTCGTTTCTAGGGAAGGAGTCGGGGAATGGAACCGCTAGTGTGAAATTCAGGAAGGAGCCTAACAATCTACACCTTGCACTCCTACAATCACTCTGGTTTGTTTCTTGATATTTGCCTCTGTAGCGGGATTTCATTTAATAATTGGTGGAAAAATATGTCTATAAACATGATCCATGAAATTTTATAAGTGTCTTTTTACGATTGAAGGGTGTTTGAAATAATTTGGCTTCATTTCCCAATAATTATTTAACAAGACTTTCTGGATTTGTTATTTGCCATAAATTGTAAAATTGTGCCTGTTGTGATGTTGTGATGTTCAGACAATTTAATGTTACCTGATAAACTAAGGTTAATACTGAAACTTGCATTTTCTGGTGCCTGAATTTGATTGACATTCACATATTCTGATCATGCTTATAATTACCATGTAGCTCATAATTATATACTTCTGGCTTTCAACGACACAACGACATAAAGTTTACTCCTTTAATTGATAGAAAGAGGCAGTGAGGGGAAGAGTGCCTGTCAAGCTTTTCATGTGTTTTGAGTCTCTGGATACACAAAGAACAAATTTTCTACAGTGGATGTGTGATTTGTGCATGTAGAATCACTTTTCTTTTCCCGTGTTTGTAGTTGTTTTCTTAATCAAGCAAATACAGGTAAAACCTAATTATGATAATATCTTAAACTATCTCagtaactctgaaataataattcttaATTTACCTTGAGGAAGAACTTTATGGATTGTACTCAAGTGATAATTCTTTCTTAAGTTGTTTCATTTGCTGTTTTATTCTATTTTGTATGTTCTTTCTGATATTCTACTTTAGACAATCTGGAACCACCAGAATCTAGATAGCGTTTCGGAAAAGCTGATATCATTAAGTAATTGAGCCATTAATTGATTTTTCACATGGACTTATTTTCTCTTTTGAGTAGTCTACTAATTATTGTTGtttcttctatttatttttttaaaattctctTTTGAGTAGTCTACTAATTATTGTCGtttcttctatttatttattttttaaattcttcGTACAGTTGTTGCGGAGCAATGTGGTCTTAATATCTAGCTGTAATGCCCATTAAACTGAAAATTACCGTTTAGTCACTTTGTCAACCCAATGTAATGTTGGTGTAATGTTGGCTATCTTAGTGTTTCATCGACTTTTTTTAACATTCTATTTGCTTAGGCTCATAGTCATGAATTCTTTTTCCACTTTGCAGGAGGGGATGTTGTCCTTCTGTATGCATCAAAATATCTTGATATATACCTGTTGTTGTAAATCTTTCTGGTTGTTATGATCTCAAAAGAGGAACCGAGGAATGAATATTTTGGTAAAGATATCTTGGAAAACCTTAAGAAGGACAGATACATAGATGTTAAAACTGAGACAGGTAATTGTTTGATTTTACCGGTTCTTCTTTGGCATATTTTATCTCTCCCACGTTTCTCTGGCTTCCACTATTCTCTCTTCATTTAACCCACAATTATCTCTTCATTCAACCTATCAAACTTTTTCTTGCTATTCATATGCAAAACGTAAATGTATTTCTTTTCTACCCCAATCACATCAACgaatttctaaaatcaaaacaatCGTTAATATTGAACCCTTTGCATCTACCCTTTACAGCAGTTGAAGATCATCATGCTAAATGGTTAAGGATTTTGTTAGTGATGCAGATAGACGTGAGGTGCTGGCTGGGAGGGCCGAGAGCCTTCTCATCTGCTTGAAACTGAGGTTCTCTGGCCTGCCTCAAACCACACTAGACATATGCAAGATCCAATGCAACAAGGTGAATCAGTTAGTTACAAatgtattatactccctccgtccgtcaagattatgccacaattactatatcgggcgtccgccaagattatgtcactttccttttatggcaatggtcccaccatcctctttaatattttatccttactaacactctttatttacaaaaaaaccactcaaaattcaatctcaaccactcatctcataaagtggtgggaccctttctccactacataaaaatcatcactaattttattaaatcccgtgcccaagcaaattgccataatcttggcggacggagggagtagaatttATGCATGATATTGTTGTTGATGCAGTTGGTGTTGACTAGGATGTGGGAAAATCTATATTGGAGAGCTATTCAAGAGTTCTTGAGAGCCTAGCATTCAACATTGTGGCACGTATAGATGATCTGATGTCTGTGGACGACTTGTCTTAAACATTCGGATCAGCTCATCTCCATGTCCAAAGTTGGTGTGCTCACTCACAAGATTTTCGGGTATAAGGCCACCTTTGCAGCTCGGAGCTTCTCACCTTCGCCGCTCATCAGCACCCATGCAAAGGGGAAGAGAGCGGCGCCATACAAGGATAACTGCAACCTCCCGCTTGGTGGATTTGGGGTGAAGAAGATCTTGACAGATTATTTGAGCATAGATGGGAAAAGGGAAGAAGATGATGAGAAGCAGCATGGAGAGATCGGATTCGTTTCCGAGCACCCTACGAGAGAATTCTACAGTGCAGTCTCTACTGTCGTTCGCCGTTCACCGTTCGCTCATCAAACTTTGAGGGAGACTCAGCTGCCATATTTGATAGGATCGTTATGTTATTTTTCAGACTTTGAGAGAATGGATGTATTTCTCGATAActgagagaaaaagaaagatgagACAGAGGGAGACCGTGAAAGAGATCTTAATTTTAAGAGAAAATACCTTTTATGTTAGGCTCTATTTAGTTTAGAccctaaattaaattttttaattggcCCATAGTGAATAAAGAGAGAAAAACGAAAGtgcatttattttaataaaagagAGATGTTTATACTTATGggtaaaagaggagttttttccctccatgttttccttctcttttctctctctcttcttccaccaaaatttttgctattttttctttttatttttttataatttaattatttttctaaacatcatcaaatttgattcatgaaaaaaaaaatcaatatgtatcttaaatttaatatagtataaaaattatcaaaaatgaatttaaaatgaataagttatgaaaaatttaaaatatttcattttctatctcctcattaaaaatttacaactttttattcatgtttatatgtgaaaaatatttattatgattaataatactatataataatatgcataatgcaaattttcattatcgaatcatttttaaatttatttaataactataatatcattacactttaaatttatatttttaaattcataattttattgagtaattgatgtgaattattataatttattttaaaacatattttgtattttttatattattttattattttatttatttatttattatttaaatttattatttaatttcgatgtctgtcgtgcatcgcacgaatggacaTATACtagtaatttttaatgtatgaattttatgtaaaacacgtatgaattcgctgtataaaggtataaattgtgaaaaataaatttttgctacctttgggattcgaactcagtaccataaattcatccaacatgattaagaatcaaccgtagatcttgatgatctaagggctgaaaattattcttattttatattttaaaaagtatacttattttagccctcccctatatatatatatatatatataaacactaCCCCAAAGGCCACCGCCGCATCCTTCGATTCCCAGTGCCATCGCCGCCTTCGGCCACATTCTCTCTAAATCTTCTTCATTCCTTCGATTTCCTACGACTACAACTGCTATAGTCACTGCCGTTGATCTACCTTTACCACTCGCAGCCTACGACAACAACTCAATGTCGCCGCCGTCGACGCCCTTCACCATCAACGGACCAAAACTCGTCGAGCCTTAGCTCAACTTCAATTCCCTCGACTCGCCTCAGCCCTTGACTCGATCGCTTCTTCGACCTGATGCCTCGGCTGGCTTCTCAGCTTGAGCCTCGATACCTTGAATCAATTATACGCCTGACTTCGGCTTTGACCTGCCTTATCCTGAGATTTTCCGAGTGATTTTGTCTCCTCGGCCCGAACTGCATCAGCTCCTCCTTGTCTCCTTTTATTGTCTCGGCGAGGGCAGCAGCAAACAATCCTTTACCTGTGTAGAGGAAATAGATTTTTTATGTAGTAGGCATCCTTTTCTTGACAAGTTTATAACTTAAATGAGGTATGATCTATACATGCATGTTCATGTTGCATTAACTATTTAATTCTATGATACATTCATACTCACTATTAGCAGCATCATTTCAAACGTCTTAAGACATGAGCTGTTGTACCTTTTGAGATGCAGATACTTTATAATTCTCCCCATATTGTTGATCCCATGTTCAAACACAAAAATCTACTAGAATCAATTATCAACTTAACTACTATTATGTCAATATGACACTTTACCCAAATCGCAcattaaattaaacaactttCCCTTATAGAAGCCATCAAATCAACCTCAAGACACCTATACTTGCAATGGATGAATTTCATCAACATTCCTTGTCATTACCTAATTAAAGGCTCAACACTATTTCAATGCAATTATGTTATTGATCCATGATTTTGGGAGGCCTGAATTTTCAAACCAATACAATCAAGAAATACAGGCATATCTTTTGCCCCGAATTCATCTTTATGCACAGAAGCAGTTACAAAATGACACTCAACTCCATAGCAAACCTCTTGAATGCCTTCCCTGCTATCACTTTAGCTTTTTCCCTGAATTTCATTGTCAAGTTGTTCACCGCCATTTTGTaacccttcttcttcttcttctttttctctcaACAAAGCCTCTAAATCAATCCTTGGTACAACAAGATTTTTAAAAACATGAATAAAAGAAGATAAAGATGAGAACAAACTACTTACTTCCAACAGATTAAATTGCCAAGACGAAACTTTTGAATATATGTCGTTAAAAACTGTTAGACCAAAGACACTTATGTTATTAGATGATTCATCCTCTATAGAAGCACTAGTGAAAATTGATATTTATAGTACAAACAGATGCATCTAAACATAAAAATGGCGCTTAAGCTTGGTTAAAGACAAATGGACTTCACATTGAAATTGGAATACATTAAGCATTACGTAAAAGATGATAGGCATCAGATTTACATTGGGGAAATAAGTCAGGCTACCAAAATTTTCATCACTTTTTAGCTGGAAAATCAGCTACAGGTTAACATATTATGCAGAAAAGTCTGACTcagttttattaatttataagtatatatagatatatttcACACAAATTTTATGTGTTGGCATTGTAAAGGATTCCAACCAAATCGAGTAGAGTTGAGTCATAATCATACGAGTTAGAGCGAGCTTGGCTTGCAAAATCCCACTTGACTTATTTACATCATCTACAACACACGCAGAAGCTTTGTGGCATGCAATCCACACGGGCATTTCTTCATCCCCTTGGGCAGAAAACGGAGATCATTCTCTGGAAGCATGGTTTAAAATGATTCCATCCCAGCCGTGTCGAATGGTGCATGAGTCATGATCGTGCGGAGTTCAAGCGAGCTTTTCTCATGGCACTAAAATTTATAGAATCTCGGTTAAAAGAATACTATTAGGGacatcatatatattcattaatGGTATTCATTATTTAGACTATTATTCCAATTGGATTGAGAGAATTTGATTCTTAATAGTGCGAGTTCGAGCGAGTTTTTTGATAAGCAACAGGGACATTTGAGCATTAAGCGCATTCACACATGATCATCAAGCTATTTCATAATCATTGGGTTATGAGCATTAAACTCTTTTTTAAGCAAGGACACGTGAGTGTTAAGCACTTTTATAAGCAACCGGGACACATGAGCTTTAAGCTCTTTTATAAGCACCAGGGACATATGAGCATTAAGCTCTTGCTTAGGAGTGACACATGAGCATTGCGCTCTTTTGTGAGCTTTAAGTTGTTCTATTAGGGACATGGACAAGACTATTTTAATCTCTTTTATAAGCAACAGGGAGGAGCGTGAGCTTTAAACTCTTCTATAAGAGACTGGGACAACTAACCTTCAAGTTTTTCTATAAGCCATAGGGACACGCGAGCTTTATGCTGTTTAATATGCAGCAGGACAAGTGAGCTTTATGCTTTAAGCTCTTCAATTAACGATGAGGATAACTGAGCTTTAAGTTCTTTTACAAATGACAGGGACAAGTGAGCTTTAAGTTTTTCAATAAGCAGAATGGGCAAGTGAGCTTTAGGCTCTTTCATAAGCCACATGATAAGTGAGCTTTAAGCTCTTTTATAAGCAGTAGGCACATGTGAGAATCAAGCTATGAGTGATACCTGAGCATTAGACGCTTTTCATAAGCAACATGGACATTTGAGCAAGTTCTTTCATAAGCATTGTGGTACTACATAATCATTAGGATAAATGAGCATTAAGCTCTTTTATAAACAACAGGGAGAAGTGAGCTTTAAGCTCTTTTATAGGCCACAGAGACACGTGCACTTCATGCTCTTTTATAAGGTGAGCTTTGAGCTCTTTATAAGTGACATAGACAAATGAGCTGAATGCTCTTTTATAAGTGACAGGGAGACGTGAGGTTTAAGCTCTTTctataagagagagagagagagggacaaGTCAGCTATAAGCTATTTTACAAGCAACCAGGACACGTGAGCTTTATGCTCTTGTATAAGTGGGAGGGACAAGTGAGCTTTAAGCTCTTTTATAAGCGACACCGACAAGTGAGCTCTAAACTCTATTATAATTCACAAGGACAAGTGAGCTTCATGCTATTTTATGTGAGCTTTAAGCTCTTTTATAAGCGATGGGGGCAAGTAAACTTGAAACTCTTTTATAAGCAACAGGAAACACGTAAGCTTTAGGCGCTTTAATAAGGAATAGGGACAAGTGAGCTTTAAGCTCTTTTATAATAGATAGGGACAAGTGCGCTGTAAGCTCTTTCATATGCCACAGGGACACATGAGGGACATGTGAGCATCAGCTCTGAGGGATACGAGCGCATTAACCTCTTTTCATAAGCATCGATCTTTTCATATGCAACAGGGACACTCGAGAAAGGTTTTTTATAAGCAACAGGGACATTTGAGCATTAAGCGGTTTCACACATGATCATCAAGCTATTTCGTAATCATTGGGTTATGAGCATTAAACTCTTTTTTAAGCAAGGACACGTGAGCGTTAAGCACTTTTATAAGCAACCGGGACACATGAGCTTTAAGCTCTTTTATAAGCACCAGGGACATGTGAGCATTAAGCTCTTGCTTAGGAGTGACACATGAGCATTGCGCTCTTTTGTAAGTAAGAGGGACACATGAGCACTAAACTCTTTTACGAACAGAAGAGACACGTGAGCTTTAAACTCTTTTATAAGCCAATACGACACATGAGCTTTCAGCTTTAAGCACTTTTATAAGCTACAGAGACAAGCAAACTTTAAGCTCTTTTATGAGCCACAGGGACACGTGAGTTTCCTACTCTTTTATAAGCAGCAGGACGAATGAGCTTCAACCTCTTTTATAAGCCATAGGGACAAGTGAGCTTTAAGCTCTTTAAGAAGCGATAAAGATATGTGACCTTTATGCTCTTTTTTATAAACGAGAGGGACAAGTGAGCTTTAAGCTCATTTATAAGCAACCGGGACACATGAGCTTTAAGCTCTTTTATAAGCACCAGAGACATGTGAGCATTAAGCTCTTGCTTAGGAGTGACACATGAGCATTGCGCTCTTTTGTAAGTAAGAGGGACACATGAGCACTAAACTCTTCTGTGAACAGAAGGGACAAGCGAGCTTTAAGCTCTTTTATATACACAGACCCCAGAACTTTGAGCTTTTCTATAAGCGGCAGAGACAAGTGAGCTTTTAGGTGCTTtataggggggggggggagaagtGAGCTTTAGCTCTTTTGCAAGCGACGAGGACAAGTGAGCTTTAAGCTCTTTTACAATCAACATCAGGACACGTGAGCGTCATGCTGTTTTATGTGAGCTTTAAGTAATTTTAGTAGGGACATGGACAAGTTTATATTAATCTCTTTTATAAGCAACATGGACACATAATCTTTAAACTCTTCTGTAGGAGACATGGACAAGTGGGCTTTATGCTCTTTAACAAGCAGCAGGGACAAGTGAGCGTTATGCTTCAAGCTCTTTAATTAATGATGGGAACAAGTGAGCGTTAAAACTCTTTCATAAATGACAGGGACAAGTGAGCTTTACGCTCTTTTATAAGCGGCAGGAGCAAGTAAGCTTTATGGTCTTTTACGAGTGGCAGAGAAAAGTGTGCTTTAAGCTCTTATATTAAACAACAGGGACCCGTGAGCTTTAAGCCCTTTTATAAGCGAGAGGGACAAGTGACCTCTAAGCTTTTTCATAAATGGGAAGGAAACGTTGAGCTTTATGCTATTTATATCCATATGGACACGTGAGCTACATGCTCTTTTATGTGAGCTTTAAGCTGTTCTATTAGGGACATGGACAAGATTATTTTAATCTCTTTTATAAGCAACAGGGAGCGTGAGCTTTAAACTCTTCTATAAGAGACTAGGACAACTAACCTTCAAGCTTTTCTATAAGCCATAGGGACACGCGAGCTTTATGCTGTTTAATATGCAGCAGGGACAAGTGAGCTTTATGCTTTAAGCTCTTCAATTAACGAGGATAAGTGAGCTTTAAGTTCTTTTACAAATGACAGGGACAAGTGAGCTTTAAGTTTTTCAATAAGCAGCATGGGCAAGTGAGCTTTATGCTATTTTATAAGTAACAAGCGCAAGTGAGCTTTAGGCTCTTTCATAAGCCACACAATAAGTGAGCTTTAGGCTCTTTTATAAGCAGTAGGGACATGTGAGAATCAAGCTATGAGTAATACCTGAGCATTAGACGCTTTTCATAAGCAACATGGACATTTGAGCAAATTCTTTCATAAGCATTGTGCTACTTCATAATCATTAGGATAAATGAGCATTAAGCTCTTTTATAAGCAAGAGAGACATGTGGCCGTTAAACTCTTTAATAAACAATAGGGACACATGAGCTTTAAGCTCTTTTATAAGCGATATAGACACGTGAGCTTTAAGCTCTTTTACAAGCTTCAATGACACATGAGCTATATGCAATTTTATAAACGTCAGGGACATTTACAAATGGGGAGGGACAAGTAACTTTTAAGCTCTTTGATAAGCAACAGGGAGAAGTGAGCTTTAAGCTCTTTTATAGGCCACAGAGACACGTGCACTTCATGCTTTTTTATAAGGGACATGGACACATGAGCTTTGAGCTCTTTATAAGCGACATAGACAAGTGAGCTGAATGCTCTTTTATAAGTGACAGGGAGACGTGAGGTTTAAGCTCTTtttataagagagagagagagagggacaaGTCAGCTATAAGCTATTTTACAAGCAACCAGGACACGTGAGCTTTATGCTCTTGTATAAGTGGGAGGGACAAGTGAGCTTTAAGCTCTTTTATAAGCGACACCGACAAGTGAGCTCTAAACTCTTTTATAATTCACAAGGACAAGTGAGCTTCATGCTATTTTATGTGAGCTTTAAGCTCTTTTATAAGCGACGGGGGCAAGTAAACTTGAAACTCTTTTATAATCAACAGGGACCACGTAAGCTTTAGGTGCTTTAATAAGGAATAGGGACAAGTGAGCTTTAAGCTCTTTTATAATTGATAGGGACAAGTGAGCTGTAAGCTCTTTCATATGCCACAGGGACACATGAGGGACATGTGAGCATCAGCTCTGAGGGATACGTGCGCATTAAGCTCTTTTCATAAGCAGCAATCTTTTCATATGCAACAGGGACACTCGAGAAAGTTTTTTGATAAGCAACAGGGACATTTGAGCATTAAGCGTTTTCACACATGATCATCAAGCTATTTCCTAATCATTGGGTTATGAGCATTAAACTCTTTTTTAAGCAAGGACACGTGAGTGTTAAGCACTTTTATAAGCAACCGGAACACATGAGCTTTAAGCTCTTTTATAAGCACCAGGGACATGTGAGCATTAAGCTCTTGCTTAGGAGTGACACATGAGCATTGCGCTCTTTTGTAAGTAAGAGGGACACATGAGCACTAAACTCTTTAATGAACAGAAGGGACGCGTGAGCTTTAAACTCTTTTATAAGCCAATACGACACATGAGCTTTCAGCTTTA
This window encodes:
- the LOC130986560 gene encoding rop guanine nucleotide exchange factor 7-like encodes the protein MISKEEPRNEYFGKDILENLKKDRYIDVKTETDRREVLAGRAESLLICLKLRFSGLPQTTLDICKIQCNKDVGKSILESYSRVLESLAFNIVARIDDLMSVDDLS